A region of Burkholderiales bacterium JOSHI_001 DNA encodes the following proteins:
- a CDS encoding methyl-accepting chemotaxis protein (PFAM: Methyl-accepting chemotaxis protein (MCP) signaling domain) translates to MSAVLPARSTPLRDDDPVAAKDRFADRFILVCLSLGALLALAIGQQHDTLGLAVAGSAGLLGLGGATVALGLSPPLKRVLLAAAAMGLVALQIQLGRGTLEYHFGVFVTLALLLVYRDWRPLVAAAAVIAVHHVVADRLKAAGYGVYCTPTPDFLKVLLHALYVVVQTGLEVYLAVTMRASERAEMQLARLVHRVTGADRVCLDVQAERPDTPQAQSLQSALVRVDAALGQVRDSVDGMRTASREIATGNMDLSERTERNAASLQQAAALLDMLTQAVRQSASSASSAEQMASTAAQVAQRGGTLVGQVVTSMGEIQASSRKIGDIIGTIDGIAFQTNILALNAAVEAARAGEQGRGFAVVAGEVRSLAQRSASAAREIKTLINDSVERVESGTRQVQDAGGTMTEIVTSVQRVADIIAEISAAATEQRHGIDQLNLSISTLDQMTQQNAALVEEGAAVSASLRDQAEDLASAVKVFDLSPAALGTAASPQQLTQTVLAQARASRPAAARPPSPKPALPAAGASASHEDWQAF, encoded by the coding sequence ATGTCAGCAGTCCTGCCCGCCCGATCCACACCCTTGCGTGATGACGACCCCGTCGCCGCGAAGGACCGCTTTGCCGATCGTTTCATCCTTGTCTGCCTGTCGCTGGGTGCCTTGCTGGCGCTGGCCATCGGCCAGCAGCACGACACGCTGGGCCTGGCGGTGGCCGGCTCGGCCGGCCTGCTGGGCCTGGGGGGGGCCACCGTGGCGCTGGGCCTGTCGCCGCCGCTCAAGCGCGTGCTGCTGGCCGCAGCCGCCATGGGCCTGGTGGCGCTGCAGATCCAGCTGGGCCGCGGCACGCTGGAATACCACTTCGGCGTCTTCGTCACACTGGCCCTGCTGCTGGTGTACCGCGATTGGCGCCCGCTGGTGGCCGCAGCCGCCGTGATAGCCGTACACCACGTGGTGGCTGACCGGCTGAAGGCCGCGGGCTATGGCGTCTACTGCACCCCCACGCCCGACTTCCTGAAGGTGCTGCTGCACGCGCTGTACGTGGTGGTGCAGACCGGCCTGGAGGTTTACCTGGCGGTGACCATGCGCGCCAGCGAGCGCGCCGAGATGCAGCTGGCCCGCCTGGTGCATCGCGTCACGGGCGCCGACCGTGTGTGCCTGGACGTGCAGGCCGAGCGGCCGGACACCCCGCAGGCGCAGTCCCTGCAATCAGCGCTGGTGCGCGTGGATGCCGCGCTGGGCCAGGTGCGCGACTCGGTGGACGGCATGCGCACCGCCTCGCGCGAAATCGCCACCGGCAACATGGACCTGTCGGAGCGCACCGAACGCAATGCCGCCAGCCTGCAGCAGGCCGCCGCCCTGCTGGACATGCTGACCCAGGCGGTGCGCCAGAGCGCCAGTTCGGCCAGCAGCGCCGAACAGATGGCCAGCACGGCCGCCCAGGTGGCCCAGCGCGGCGGCACCCTGGTGGGCCAGGTGGTCACGTCCATGGGCGAGATCCAGGCCAGCTCGCGCAAGATCGGCGACATCATCGGCACCATCGATGGCATCGCCTTCCAGACCAACATCCTGGCGCTGAATGCCGCGGTGGAAGCCGCCCGCGCGGGAGAACAGGGCCGCGGCTTCGCCGTGGTGGCCGGCGAGGTGCGCAGCCTGGCGCAGCGCAGTGCCAGCGCGGCGCGCGAGATCAAGACCCTGATCAACGACAGCGTGGAGCGCGTGGAGTCCGGCACCCGCCAGGTGCAGGACGCCGGTGGCACCATGACCGAGATCGTCACCAGCGTTCAACGCGTGGCCGACATCATTGCCGAGATCAGCGCCGCAGCCACCGAACAGCGCCACGGCATCGACCAGCTGAACCTGAGCATCAGCACGCTGGACCAGATGACACAGCAGAACGCCGCGCTGGTGGAAGAAGGCGCGGCCGTCAGCGCCAGCCTGCGCGACCAGGCCGAAGACCTGGCCAGCGCGGTGAAGGTGTTCGACCTGTCCCCCGCCGCCCTCGGCACCGCGGCCAGCCCGCAGCAGCTGACCCAGACGGTGCTGGCGCAGGCCCGCGCCAGCCGACCCGCGGCCGCACGGCCCCCCTCACCGAAACCCGCTCTGCCAGCGGCCGGCGCCAGCGCCAGCCACGAGGACTGGCAGGCGTTCTGA
- a CDS encoding methyl-accepting chemotaxis protein (PFAM: HAMP domain; Methyl-accepting chemotaxis protein (MCP) signaling domain): MFDRLSIATRLWIPTVCMSVTLVLMGTALAVRTSTLARESNEQLHQQQEKLELSLAWAGQTDSNAARMVAVIASADATLEAQLGPDMKATTARISEMAAQLEAMPLDATERQALAQAAERRKDYIAARDAARQQKLGGDASGAAAALTDKVRPALQRYLEAQRHFVKVQQARSDALREDVTAQRMRSVWGAVGAMVLMISLLTATTASAVRTIRQPLRGLVKVAERIGRGDLSVEVELRRHDEVGELERALAGMRDSLRGIVGQVRDSASSIQLASGEVAAGNQDLSQRTEQAAGQLQQTASSMEQLTGHVRHSAQSAAQADQLAASASAAAQRGGQVVDQVVSTMNEIQASSRKISDIIGTIDGIAFQTNILALNAAVEAARAGEQGRGFAVVASEVRSLAQRSAGAAREIKALIGASVEKVDSGVVLVRQAGSTMSDIVTSVQRVTDTIGEISAATSEQSQGIGEIGGAISGLDQMTQQNAALVEQGAAAAESLKDQAKRLASVVSTFRLQAGDSHAPSAIQVEPAARAPASAPRPAPAPAPRAPAAPSAARPAPPVLTDAVATAGGGHGDWETF; this comes from the coding sequence ATGTTTGATCGCCTGTCCATCGCCACCCGACTGTGGATACCCACGGTGTGCATGTCCGTCACCCTGGTGCTGATGGGCACCGCGCTGGCGGTTCGCACCAGCACTTTGGCGCGCGAGTCCAACGAGCAGTTGCACCAGCAGCAGGAAAAGCTGGAGCTGTCGCTGGCCTGGGCCGGCCAGACCGACAGCAATGCCGCGCGTATGGTGGCCGTGATCGCCAGCGCCGACGCCACCCTGGAAGCGCAGTTGGGGCCCGACATGAAGGCCACCACGGCGCGCATCAGCGAGATGGCCGCCCAGCTGGAAGCCATGCCGCTGGACGCCACCGAGCGCCAGGCCCTGGCCCAGGCCGCCGAGCGCCGCAAGGACTACATCGCCGCGCGAGACGCGGCCCGCCAGCAGAAGCTCGGCGGGGACGCCAGCGGCGCCGCCGCCGCGCTGACCGACAAGGTGCGCCCGGCGCTGCAGCGCTACCTGGAGGCGCAGCGACATTTCGTGAAGGTGCAGCAGGCCCGCTCGGACGCGCTGCGCGAAGACGTGACCGCCCAGCGCATGCGCTCGGTCTGGGGTGCCGTGGGCGCCATGGTGCTGATGATCAGCCTGTTGACGGCCACCACGGCGAGTGCGGTGCGCACCATCCGCCAGCCCCTGCGCGGCCTGGTGAAGGTGGCCGAACGCATCGGCCGCGGCGACCTGAGCGTGGAGGTGGAATTGCGGCGCCACGACGAGGTGGGCGAACTCGAACGGGCATTGGCCGGCATGCGCGACTCGCTGCGCGGCATCGTGGGCCAGGTGCGCGATTCGGCGTCTTCCATCCAGCTGGCCAGCGGCGAAGTGGCCGCCGGCAACCAGGACCTGAGCCAGCGCACCGAACAGGCCGCGGGCCAGCTGCAGCAGACCGCCAGTTCGATGGAGCAGCTCACCGGCCATGTGCGCCACAGCGCCCAATCGGCGGCGCAGGCCGACCAGCTGGCCGCTTCGGCCAGTGCAGCGGCACAGCGCGGCGGCCAGGTGGTGGACCAGGTGGTCAGCACCATGAACGAGATCCAGGCCAGCTCGCGCAAGATCAGCGACATCATCGGCACCATCGACGGCATCGCCTTCCAGACCAACATCCTGGCGCTGAACGCGGCGGTGGAAGCCGCCCGCGCGGGTGAACAGGGCCGCGGCTTCGCCGTGGTGGCCAGCGAAGTGCGCAGCCTGGCGCAGCGCAGCGCCGGTGCAGCGCGCGAAATCAAGGCGCTGATCGGCGCCAGCGTGGAGAAGGTGGATAGCGGCGTGGTGCTGGTGCGCCAGGCCGGCAGCACCATGAGCGACATCGTCACCAGCGTGCAGCGTGTCACCGACACCATCGGCGAGATCAGCGCCGCCACGTCGGAACAAAGCCAGGGCATCGGCGAGATCGGCGGCGCCATCAGCGGCCTGGACCAGATGACGCAGCAGAACGCCGCGCTGGTGGAACAGGGTGCCGCGGCGGCCGAATCACTGAAGGACCAGGCGAAGCGCCTGGCCAGCGTGGTCAGCACCTTCCGGCTGCAGGCCGGCGACTCCCACGCGCCCAGCGCCATCCAGGTCGAGCCGGCCGCCCGTGCGCCGGCCTCGGCACCCCGCCCGGCGCCCGCGCCGGCACCGCGCGCCCCCGCGGCCCCTTCGGCGGCGCGGCCCGCCCCGCCGGTGCTCACCGACGCAGTGGCCACCGCCGGTGGCGGCCACGGCGACTGGGAAACCTTCTGA
- a CDS encoding putative ABC-type transport system involved in lysophospholipase L1 biosynthesis, permease component (PFAM: Predicted permease), translated as MSPVPSLALPVSALALAWRQTRRDLRAGELRLLLLAVLLAVAALTAVGFFADRLNRGLARDARALLGGDAVVASDQPAPDEVRQLARSLGLQLASSAGFPSMARAPDDKGGAVRLAAVKAVSAGYPLRGSLRLRDAAGAQADLVAVPAPGRVWVDAGLLDALGLTLGDTLLLGDARLLLDRVIVLEPDRGAGFSSFAPRVMLNDADLPTTGLVQPASRVTYRLAVAAPPGLDAAVARFVKTVEQRQATAGWRGLRVESLESGRPEMRQTLARGEKFLNLVALLAALLAAVAVAIAARDFAQRRLDDCAVLRVLGAPQRAIAWAYALEFAGVGLLGSLGGLVLGWAVHFGFVALLAGLVNAQLPPPGPMPALFGLGVGATLLAAFGLPPVLQLARVPPLRVLRRDLGAIRAASAMVLLAALAGFAALMVAAASDWQLGALAVGGFAVASGFFALLAWVGVRTLKAWVPRSRAPRWLVLATRQLAARPAYAVLQVSALGVGLLALTLLVLLRTDLIASWRAATPPDAPNRFVINLQPEQGTAFQDRLRAAGVAHYDWFPMVRGRLVAVNGKEVNEASFSNERAKRLVDREFNLSHAGANPPHNTVVAGAWAAEEADALSVEEGLAQTLGLKLGDRLRFDMAGTAREGRVTSLRKVDWGSMRVNFFVMFPTSRLDGVPISYISAFRAPDDKAVPGFDRALAREFPNITSVDVSASIAQVQRVLDQVIRAVEYLFGFTLAAGLAVLFAAVTATREARSREYAVMRALGAGGSLLRQVQRTELLGVGALAGALAGVAALAVGWLLARQVFEFSWTAPAWVPLASATGGALLAWAAGALGLREVLRRPVMQTLRRAGEV; from the coding sequence ATGAGCCCTGTTCCTTCTTTGGCCTTGCCGGTGTCGGCCCTGGCCCTGGCCTGGCGCCAGACCCGGCGCGACCTGCGCGCCGGCGAACTTCGCCTGCTGCTGCTGGCCGTGCTGCTGGCGGTGGCTGCGCTCACCGCGGTGGGCTTTTTTGCCGACCGCCTGAACCGCGGCCTGGCGCGCGACGCCCGCGCCCTGCTGGGCGGCGACGCCGTCGTGGCCAGCGACCAGCCGGCCCCGGACGAGGTGCGCCAGCTGGCGCGCAGCCTGGGCCTGCAGCTGGCCAGCAGCGCCGGCTTTCCCAGCATGGCGCGCGCGCCGGACGACAAGGGCGGCGCGGTGCGCCTGGCGGCGGTGAAGGCGGTGAGCGCCGGCTACCCGCTGCGCGGCAGCCTGCGCCTGCGCGACGCTGCCGGGGCGCAGGCCGACCTGGTGGCAGTGCCCGCGCCGGGCCGGGTGTGGGTGGATGCCGGGCTGCTGGACGCGCTGGGCCTGACGCTCGGCGACACCCTGCTGCTGGGCGACGCGCGGCTGCTGCTGGACCGCGTCATCGTGCTGGAACCCGACCGCGGCGCAGGCTTTTCCAGCTTCGCGCCGCGCGTCATGCTGAACGACGCCGACCTGCCCACCACCGGCCTGGTGCAGCCGGCCAGCCGCGTGACCTACCGCCTGGCCGTGGCCGCGCCGCCCGGTCTCGACGCCGCGGTCGCCCGTTTCGTGAAGACCGTGGAACAGCGACAGGCCACGGCCGGCTGGCGCGGGCTGCGGGTCGAGTCTCTGGAGAGCGGCCGGCCCGAAATGCGCCAGACCCTGGCCCGGGGCGAGAAATTCCTGAACCTGGTGGCCCTGCTGGCGGCGCTGCTGGCGGCGGTGGCAGTGGCCATTGCAGCGCGTGACTTCGCGCAGCGTCGCCTGGACGACTGCGCCGTGCTGCGCGTGCTGGGCGCGCCGCAGCGTGCCATCGCCTGGGCCTATGCACTGGAATTCGCCGGCGTGGGCCTGCTGGGCAGCCTGGGTGGCCTGGTGCTGGGCTGGGCGGTGCACTTCGGCTTCGTGGCCTTGCTGGCCGGCCTGGTGAACGCGCAACTGCCGCCCCCCGGGCCGATGCCCGCGCTGTTCGGCCTGGGCGTGGGCGCCACGCTGCTGGCGGCCTTCGGCCTGCCGCCGGTGCTGCAACTGGCGCGGGTGCCGCCGCTGCGCGTGCTGCGGCGCGACCTGGGCGCCATCCGCGCCGCGTCGGCCATGGTGCTGTTGGCGGCCCTCGCGGGCTTCGCCGCGCTGATGGTGGCCGCCGCGTCGGACTGGCAACTCGGCGCGCTGGCGGTGGGCGGTTTCGCCGTCGCGTCGGGCTTTTTCGCCCTGCTGGCCTGGGTGGGGGTGCGGACCCTGAAAGCCTGGGTGCCGCGCAGCCGCGCGCCGCGGTGGCTGGTGCTGGCCACGCGCCAGTTGGCGGCACGCCCGGCCTATGCGGTGCTGCAGGTCAGCGCGCTGGGCGTCGGCCTGCTGGCGCTGACCCTGCTGGTGCTGCTGCGCACCGACCTCATCGCCAGCTGGCGCGCGGCCACGCCGCCGGACGCGCCCAACCGCTTTGTCATCAACCTGCAGCCCGAGCAGGGCACGGCCTTCCAGGACCGGCTGCGCGCGGCCGGTGTGGCCCACTACGACTGGTTTCCGATGGTGCGCGGCCGGCTGGTGGCGGTGAACGGCAAGGAGGTGAACGAAGCCAGCTTCAGCAACGAGCGCGCCAAGCGCCTGGTGGACCGCGAGTTCAACTTGAGCCACGCCGGCGCGAACCCGCCGCACAACACCGTGGTGGCCGGGGCCTGGGCGGCCGAAGAGGCTGACGCGTTGAGCGTGGAAGAAGGCCTGGCGCAGACCCTGGGCCTGAAGCTGGGCGACCGCCTGAGGTTTGACATGGCCGGCACCGCGCGCGAAGGCCGCGTGACCAGCCTGCGCAAGGTGGACTGGGGCTCGATGCGGGTGAACTTCTTCGTCATGTTCCCGACCTCCAGGCTGGACGGCGTGCCCATCAGCTACATCAGCGCCTTCCGGGCCCCGGACGACAAGGCGGTGCCGGGCTTCGACCGCGCACTGGCGCGTGAATTCCCCAACATCACATCCGTGGACGTCAGCGCGTCCATCGCCCAGGTGCAGCGCGTGCTGGACCAGGTGATCCGGGCGGTGGAGTACCTGTTCGGCTTCACGCTGGCGGCGGGGCTGGCGGTGCTGTTTGCCGCCGTCACCGCCACGCGCGAGGCGCGCTCGCGCGAGTACGCGGTGATGCGCGCCCTGGGCGCCGGCGGCAGCTTGCTGCGGCAGGTGCAGCGCACCGAATTGCTGGGGGTGGGCGCCTTGGCCGGGGCGCTGGCGGGCGTGGCCGCACTGGCGGTGGGCTGGTTGTTGGCGCGCCAGGTGTTCGAGTTCAGCTGGACCGCCCCGGCCTGGGTGCCGCTGGCCAGCGCGACGGGCGGCGCGTTGCTCGCCTGGGCCGCGGGTGCCCTGGGCCTGCGCGAGGTGCTGCGCCGGCCGGTGATGCAGACCCTGCGTCGCGCGGGCGAGGTCTAG
- a CDS encoding methyl-accepting chemotaxis protein (PFAM: HAMP domain; Methyl-accepting chemotaxis protein (MCP) signaling domain), with amino-acid sequence MTQFLRRFSIRLRMRGAIVMVLMLFALVGATGLLGGRHMAELNLHFIGHSIAETRNVAEMRRDMGDLRRYEKDMALNSKDAASVAAYRAKWTAAATALDAALNRMLAGDEDEDNPLARQAMAQLKTYVQLATPILDAGAKGGFESAEAANAQLGHAKKSAHQIEELIGQIEKIVADEVGETQAEITDAQSRLMWLFLGMLALTVVLVVPLTLANSNSIVQPLQAARQAALAIAEGNLSEQLQDQGADEVADLMRGLTHMQGALQGIVGQVRQASDSIRTSSAEVAAGNQDLSHRTEQAAGSLQQTASSMEQLTSNVRQSADAAKQANQLASSARDAAQRGGAVVHQVVANMDDISTSSRKIADIIGTIDGIAFQTNILALNAAVEAARAGEQGRGFAVVAAEVRSLAQRSASAAREIKALIGASVEKVESGANLVREAGSTMEEIVAGVQRVTDVMAEISAAGTEQSQGIGQVNSAVGQLDQMTQQNAALVEQSAAAAESLQSQAQRLASVVDTFRLPAAMTLAAAPLSAPTQWVAPVKAPSRPVSEAPAAPLARAVIAQARATAAPQPPLATPASRPAPSAPAGDDWETF; translated from the coding sequence ATGACGCAATTCCTGCGACGCTTTTCCATCCGCCTTCGCATGCGCGGCGCCATCGTGATGGTGCTGATGCTGTTCGCGCTGGTGGGGGCCACCGGCCTGCTGGGCGGGCGCCACATGGCCGAGCTGAACCTGCACTTCATCGGGCACTCGATCGCCGAGACCCGCAATGTGGCCGAGATGCGCCGCGACATGGGCGACCTGAGGCGCTACGAGAAGGACATGGCCCTCAACAGCAAGGACGCGGCCTCCGTGGCCGCTTACCGGGCCAAGTGGACCGCAGCAGCCACAGCACTCGACGCTGCCCTGAACCGGATGCTGGCCGGCGACGAAGACGAGGACAACCCCCTGGCGCGCCAGGCCATGGCGCAGTTGAAGACCTATGTCCAATTGGCCACGCCGATCCTGGATGCCGGTGCAAAGGGTGGCTTCGAAAGCGCCGAAGCGGCCAACGCCCAACTGGGGCACGCGAAGAAGTCGGCGCACCAGATCGAGGAACTGATTGGACAGATTGAAAAGATCGTGGCCGACGAGGTGGGTGAGACGCAGGCCGAGATCACCGATGCCCAGTCGCGCCTGATGTGGCTGTTCCTCGGCATGCTGGCCCTGACCGTGGTGCTGGTGGTGCCGTTGACGCTGGCCAACTCCAATTCCATCGTCCAGCCGCTGCAGGCCGCGCGGCAGGCCGCGCTGGCCATCGCCGAGGGCAACCTGTCCGAGCAGTTGCAGGACCAGGGCGCCGACGAGGTGGCCGACCTGATGCGCGGCCTGACCCACATGCAGGGCGCCTTGCAGGGCATCGTGGGCCAGGTTCGCCAGGCCTCGGACTCCATCCGCACCAGCAGCGCCGAGGTGGCCGCCGGCAACCAGGACCTGAGCCACCGCACCGAACAGGCCGCCGGCAGCCTGCAGCAGACGGCCAGTTCGATGGAGCAACTCACCAGCAACGTGCGCCAGAGCGCCGATGCCGCCAAGCAGGCCAACCAACTGGCCAGCAGCGCGCGCGACGCGGCCCAGCGCGGCGGCGCGGTGGTGCACCAGGTGGTGGCCAACATGGACGACATCTCCACCTCGTCGCGCAAGATCGCCGACATCATCGGCACCATTGACGGCATCGCCTTCCAGACCAACATCCTGGCGCTGAACGCGGCGGTGGAAGCCGCGCGGGCCGGTGAACAGGGCCGCGGCTTTGCCGTGGTGGCCGCCGAAGTGCGCAGCCTGGCCCAGCGCAGCGCCAGCGCAGCGCGCGAGATCAAGGCCTTGATCGGCGCCAGCGTCGAGAAGGTGGAAAGTGGCGCCAACCTGGTTCGCGAAGCCGGCAGCACGATGGAGGAGATCGTGGCCGGCGTCCAGCGCGTCACCGATGTGATGGCCGAGATCAGCGCCGCCGGCACCGAGCAAAGCCAGGGCATTGGCCAGGTCAACAGTGCCGTGGGCCAACTGGACCAGATGACGCAGCAGAACGCCGCGTTGGTGGAACAAAGCGCCGCGGCGGCCGAATCGCTGCAATCGCAGGCCCAGCGCCTGGCCAGCGTGGTGGACACCTTCCGGTTGCCGGCCGCCATGACCCTGGCAGCGGCCCCCCTCTCGGCGCCGACCCAATGGGTGGCACCTGTGAAGGCACCCTCCCGCCCGGTCTCGGAAGCCCCCGCGGCGCCCCTGGCCCGCGCCGTCATCGCCCAGGCGCGCGCCACGGCCGCCCCCCAGCCGCCCTTGGCCACCCCCGCCTCCCGCCCAGCCCCGTCAGCGCCCGCCGGCGACGACTGGGAAACCTTCTGA
- a CDS encoding sensor of blue-light using FAD (PFAM: Sensors of blue-light using FAD) produces the protein MNEPTQLLYTSVARPDLDEAELARVIEQSAPWNRSSGVAGAVLLHGGRLLQVLEGPAHAVQGCFRRLSADTRHEQVTLLQMGPLPEPRFEPGRTRLARVHPAFAESVSEVIAQLLQRPDAVNVEAALRLLRNLAPGG, from the coding sequence ATGAACGAACCCACCCAGCTGCTGTACACCAGTGTGGCCAGGCCCGACCTGGACGAGGCGGAGCTGGCCCGCGTGATTGAACAGTCGGCGCCCTGGAACCGCAGCAGCGGCGTGGCCGGTGCCGTGTTGCTGCACGGCGGGCGCCTGCTGCAGGTGCTGGAGGGCCCGGCGCATGCGGTGCAGGGCTGCTTCCGGCGGCTGTCGGCCGACACGCGCCATGAGCAGGTGACGCTGCTGCAGATGGGCCCGCTGCCCGAGCCCCGCTTCGAGCCCGGCCGCACGCGCCTGGCGCGGGTGCACCCGGCCTTCGCGGAGTCGGTGAGTGAGGTCATCGCGCAGCTGCTGCAGCGCCCGGACGCGGTGAACGTGGAAGCCGCACTGCGCCTGCTGCGCAACCTGGCGCCTGGCGGCTGA
- a CDS encoding hypothetical protein (PFAM: Catalytic LigB subunit of aromatic ring-opening dioxygenase), translating into MNSPLPALFLSHGSPMTALETTPATAFMQSLGNTIDTRFGRPRAIVAVSAHTLTREPVLLAAPRHEAIYDFGGFPDALYRLRYDAPGAPDLAPRVAQLLGDAGLPVHTVAEGGLDHGIWTPLRFAYPQADLPVLPLGFSPRATPAALFALGRALAPLADEGVLVLTSGSITHNLGLLSRFTVAGNSDKDERPESRAFRDWFVQRSAARDWPALLDYRAQAPHAQLMHPTDEHLLPWYVAAGVGGEDSAPLRLHDSSAYGALGMDAYGFGAAAKQLLN; encoded by the coding sequence ATGAACTCCCCCCTGCCCGCCCTGTTCCTGTCCCACGGCTCGCCGATGACGGCGCTGGAAACCACGCCGGCCACCGCGTTCATGCAAAGCCTGGGCAACACCATCGACACCCGCTTTGGCCGCCCGAGGGCCATCGTGGCGGTGTCGGCCCACACCCTGACGCGTGAACCGGTGCTGCTGGCCGCACCGCGCCACGAAGCCATCTACGACTTCGGCGGCTTCCCCGACGCGCTGTACCGGCTGCGCTACGACGCGCCCGGCGCGCCCGACCTGGCGCCACGCGTGGCGCAGCTGCTCGGCGACGCCGGCCTGCCGGTGCACACGGTGGCCGAGGGCGGCTTGGACCACGGCATCTGGACCCCGCTGCGATTCGCCTACCCGCAGGCCGACCTGCCCGTCCTGCCGCTGGGCTTTTCGCCGCGGGCCACGCCCGCCGCGCTGTTCGCGCTGGGCCGTGCCCTGGCGCCGCTGGCCGACGAGGGCGTGCTGGTGCTCACCAGCGGCAGCATCACGCACAACCTGGGGCTGCTGTCGCGCTTCACGGTGGCGGGCAATTCCGACAAGGACGAACGGCCTGAAAGCCGCGCCTTCCGCGACTGGTTCGTGCAACGCAGCGCCGCGCGCGATTGGCCCGCGCTGCTGGACTACCGCGCCCAGGCCCCGCACGCCCAGCTGATGCACCCCACCGACGAGCACCTGCTGCCCTGGTACGTGGCCGCGGGCGTGGGCGGCGAGGACAGCGCACCGCTGCGCCTGCACGACAGCAGCGCCTATGGCGCGCTGGGCATGGACGCTTACGGCTTCGGGGCCGCAGCCAAGCAATTGCTGAACTGA
- a CDS encoding chemotaxis signal transduction protein (PFAM: CheW-like domain), which yields MDMTKEGAHLARDLAQRHAARGGEYLSFRLGQEEYGIDILRVQEIRSYEQPTRIAGAPDFIKGVVNLRGVIVPIIDLRLKMGCDSAEFGHFTVVIVLNVKGRVVGAVVDAVSDVLELAGDAIRPAPEMSAAVDVSFITGIANVGQRMLILMDIEALMSSADMGLIDSSLG from the coding sequence ATGGACATGACCAAGGAAGGCGCGCACCTGGCGCGCGATCTGGCCCAGCGCCACGCCGCACGCGGCGGCGAGTACCTGAGCTTTCGCCTCGGACAGGAGGAGTACGGCATCGACATCCTGCGCGTGCAGGAAATCCGATCCTACGAACAACCCACCCGCATTGCCGGCGCGCCCGACTTCATCAAGGGCGTGGTCAACCTGCGCGGCGTCATCGTGCCCATCATCGACCTGCGGCTGAAGATGGGCTGCGACTCGGCCGAGTTCGGCCACTTCACGGTGGTGATCGTGCTGAACGTGAAGGGCCGCGTGGTGGGTGCCGTGGTGGATGCGGTGTCCGACGTGCTGGAACTGGCCGGTGACGCCATCCGCCCCGCGCCCGAGATGAGCGCCGCGGTGGACGTGTCCTTCATCACCGGCATTGCCAACGTGGGCCAGCGCATGCTGATCCTGATGGACATCGAGGCGCTGATGAGCAGCGCCGACATGGGCCTGATCGACAGCAGCCTGGGTTGA